The following proteins are encoded in a genomic region of Galbibacter sp. BG1:
- a CDS encoding TlpA family protein disulfide reductase translates to MKLNKSQLVNLAFIGVIALLLFTPIGTQIKVFVNRVFATSPTIEKGNSSDSIESYHWQLQNLDGSIYSFEDAKEKVVLVNFWATWCPPCIAEMPSLQRLYNDYKNDVVFLFVTNENKEVVEKFFRKHDYKLPVFNTISSVPKRLDYSSIPATYLIAKNGSLIIDEKGAADWNSKAVRQKIDQLLEQ, encoded by the coding sequence GCTTGTTAACCTTGCGTTTATAGGTGTTATTGCTTTGTTGTTATTTACTCCAATTGGCACCCAAATTAAAGTTTTTGTGAATAGGGTATTTGCTACTAGTCCAACCATAGAAAAAGGAAACAGCAGTGATTCCATTGAAAGTTACCATTGGCAGTTACAAAATTTAGATGGAAGTATTTATAGCTTTGAAGATGCAAAGGAAAAAGTTGTACTAGTAAATTTCTGGGCCACGTGGTGTCCGCCTTGTATTGCTGAAATGCCTTCTTTGCAAAGACTATATAATGACTATAAAAACGATGTTGTTTTTTTATTCGTTACCAATGAAAATAAAGAAGTAGTTGAGAAATTCTTTAGGAAGCACGATTATAAATTGCCCGTTTTTAATACGATATCCTCTGTACCCAAGCGTTTGGATTATTCATCTATTCCTGCCACATACTTAATAGCTAAAAATGGTAGCCTTATAATTGATGAAAAAGGAGCAGCCGATTGGAACAGTAAAGCTGTAAGGCAAAAAATTGATCAGCTTTTAGAGCAATAG